One Bremerella alba DNA segment encodes these proteins:
- a CDS encoding LamG-like jellyroll fold domain-containing protein — MASHQRFNELLAIMLDDVASENELDELVALARENQENLAQLKQHLVLSDRLSQYEDLRRAEARYLESLRTRVSADDSSAGFIQSVLNASHEPKTPARTDEKRPTQKRPWIWGVMALAATILVALFAFPQGDQPEQDPNASNVAVLPDAAPPVPVGPVAANPTPEVEELRDSGVALLTRKVGVQGGNANVWKEGVTVSPQQLTWDTGLIQLEFYSGATLVAEGPASIEIVDASNIYLNYGKLRANIPQPAQGFTILAKTLELVDLGTEFGMEVSSDGSVDVQVYEGKVELYEPNSNRNKTTRRELVQGKPLSITADGLSKVIDSGDLSFVSPRELASMTGTRSVKRYQRWEQQRDATIEDPRIAAYFPFDHDPVDDRTLVGYGPDGEKIHGAIVGAQWTTGRWNDKSSLEFKRPGDRVRLNIPGNYLSLTFSAWIRLDGLDRRFNSLLLTDEFNNNMPHWQVHQEGHMLLGMWMEAASDTAHYRSPNVFSLRDVGQWAHVVTVYDTVDSRVRHYLNGELISNQPIDQAARGDLTLGYVTIGNWTPTETSAWQKIRNFNGRIDEMTVYGVALTEDQVGELFQKGRP, encoded by the coding sequence TTGGCATCCCATCAGCGTTTTAACGAACTGCTTGCGATCATGCTCGATGACGTTGCATCGGAAAACGAGTTGGACGAACTCGTGGCCTTGGCCCGCGAAAACCAAGAGAACCTTGCTCAACTAAAGCAGCACCTTGTTCTTAGCGATCGCCTTTCTCAATACGAAGACTTACGACGTGCGGAAGCCAGGTACCTTGAGTCGCTAAGAACCCGTGTCTCGGCCGACGACAGTTCAGCCGGCTTTATCCAATCGGTTCTCAACGCCAGTCACGAGCCGAAAACCCCTGCTCGCACAGACGAGAAACGGCCAACCCAAAAGCGTCCCTGGATTTGGGGCGTGATGGCCTTGGCCGCAACCATCCTGGTGGCCCTGTTTGCCTTTCCACAAGGTGATCAGCCAGAGCAAGATCCGAATGCGTCTAACGTTGCGGTTCTTCCTGATGCAGCGCCCCCAGTGCCAGTAGGGCCAGTTGCTGCGAATCCTACACCTGAAGTAGAAGAACTACGTGATTCCGGCGTGGCTTTGCTAACTCGCAAAGTGGGTGTTCAAGGTGGAAACGCAAACGTCTGGAAAGAAGGCGTAACCGTTTCTCCTCAACAACTGACCTGGGATACAGGATTAATCCAGTTAGAGTTTTACAGCGGTGCAACGCTGGTGGCCGAAGGGCCTGCGTCGATCGAGATTGTCGATGCCAGCAACATTTACCTCAACTACGGCAAACTGCGGGCGAACATTCCCCAGCCAGCCCAGGGATTCACGATCCTTGCTAAGACCTTGGAACTGGTCGACCTGGGCACCGAATTCGGGATGGAAGTCTCCAGTGACGGTTCGGTCGATGTGCAAGTGTACGAGGGAAAAGTCGAGCTTTACGAGCCGAACTCCAATCGAAACAAAACGACACGGCGCGAACTTGTCCAAGGTAAACCTCTTTCCATCACTGCGGATGGCCTCAGCAAGGTTATTGATTCTGGTGATCTTAGCTTTGTGTCTCCTCGTGAACTGGCAAGCATGACCGGTACCCGCTCGGTAAAGCGGTATCAGCGATGGGAGCAACAGCGTGATGCGACGATCGAAGATCCACGGATCGCAGCGTATTTCCCCTTCGATCATGATCCGGTCGATGACCGCACACTGGTTGGCTACGGTCCTGATGGGGAAAAGATTCACGGAGCGATCGTTGGAGCCCAGTGGACCACCGGCCGCTGGAACGATAAGTCGAGCCTCGAATTCAAACGCCCTGGTGACCGGGTTCGCCTTAACATTCCCGGCAACTATTTGTCGCTCACTTTCTCGGCTTGGATTCGTCTGGACGGGCTCGATCGCAGATTTAACTCGCTCCTTTTGACAGACGAATTCAACAACAACATGCCTCACTGGCAAGTTCACCAGGAAGGTCACATGCTGCTGGGTATGTGGATGGAAGCTGCTTCAGATACCGCACACTATCGCTCGCCCAACGTGTTCAGCTTACGGGACGTGGGGCAATGGGCTCATGTGGTTACCGTCTACGACACGGTCGATTCGCGAGTTCGCCATTACCTCAACGGAGAACTCATCTCGAATCAGCCGATTGACCAGGCGGCCCGTGGCGACTTAACACTCGGTTACGTGACGATCGGCAACTGGACGCCAACCGAAACTTCCGCGTGGCAGAAAATTCGTAACTTCAATGGACGAATCGACGAAATGACCGTTTACGGCGTGGCACTGACAGAAGATCAGGTGGGAGAACTTTTCCAAAAGGGTCGCCCCTAA
- a CDS encoding carboxypeptidase-like regulatory domain-containing protein — translation MNHFMSRISRSGILFSLFVSLTFVGCSETGPASGFVQGVVTLDGAPLPNAELAFYPEQGRASQGVTDESGHYSLMFTYDTPGCLPGNHEVMITTRRLESEEQGAMLLPERVPRKYRKRGELTAAVEPGENEINFDLSK, via the coding sequence ATGAATCACTTCATGAGCCGCATATCACGCAGCGGTATTCTATTCAGCCTCTTTGTATCGTTAACGTTTGTCGGTTGTAGCGAAACCGGGCCAGCTAGTGGGTTCGTTCAGGGAGTTGTGACGCTTGATGGCGCTCCCTTACCCAATGCAGAGCTTGCCTTTTACCCCGAGCAAGGGCGAGCTTCTCAGGGGGTCACCGACGAAAGCGGCCACTATTCGCTGATGTTTACGTACGACACGCCCGGATGCCTTCCAGGCAATCACGAGGTGATGATCACGACCCGTCGCCTTGAGAGTGAAGAGCAAGGAGCAATGCTCTTGCCGGAAAGGGTCCCCAGGAAATACCGCAAGCGAGGCGAACTTACCGCAGCCGTCGAACCTGGAGAAAACGAAATTAACTTCGACCTGTCGAAGTAG
- a CDS encoding DUF1559 domain-containing protein: MPHDSHSKPRQGFTLVELLVVIAIIGVLIALLLPAVQQAREAARRMQCTNNLKQMGLALHNHHDTYGVFPAGLKSVSNRDASGGSKDWANRHGLSWQTLVLPFIEQQSLYEEIRDENDNFDVYKDRFSWWTTGTNWGRVAIDGYMCPSCPMEEMNPNRSDNAKSNYKAVNGSMIPGDLGTDDAAYRTDASKFNGTFWLNSETSFRDMTDGTSNTVMVAEQDGAQKPRKATCWVGADRAKWVNTTLSPTSANPSYTINGSHSWAATGSLHPGGANFCRGDGSVVFIAETIDGTTYEALGTISGGEVTPGL, encoded by the coding sequence ATGCCTCACGATTCTCATTCAAAGCCTCGGCAAGGATTTACACTGGTCGAACTGTTGGTGGTGATTGCCATCATCGGTGTTCTGATCGCTTTACTGCTACCGGCCGTCCAACAAGCTCGCGAAGCAGCTCGTCGGATGCAGTGCACCAATAACCTAAAACAAATGGGGTTAGCACTACATAATCATCACGACACCTACGGTGTTTTTCCCGCCGGGTTAAAGAGTGTCTCCAATCGTGATGCTTCTGGTGGCTCGAAAGATTGGGCTAATAGGCACGGGCTCAGCTGGCAAACACTTGTGTTGCCGTTCATCGAGCAACAATCTCTTTACGAAGAAATTCGTGACGAGAACGACAATTTCGACGTCTATAAAGATCGGTTCTCTTGGTGGACAACCGGAACCAACTGGGGACGTGTTGCCATCGATGGTTATATGTGCCCCTCTTGCCCTATGGAAGAAATGAACCCGAATCGTAGTGACAACGCCAAGTCGAACTACAAAGCCGTCAATGGCTCGATGATTCCCGGTGACTTGGGGACAGATGACGCGGCCTATAGGACCGATGCCAGCAAATTCAATGGCACCTTCTGGCTCAACAGCGAAACTTCTTTTCGCGATATGACCGACGGAACCAGCAATACGGTGATGGTCGCCGAGCAAGACGGGGCTCAGAAGCCTCGCAAGGCAACCTGCTGGGTCGGAGCCGATCGTGCTAAGTGGGTTAATACGACCCTCAGCCCAACCTCGGCCAACCCATCCTATACCATCAACGGTTCTCATTCGTGGGCCGCAACAGGCAGCTTGCATCCCGGTGGGGCGAATTTCTGCCGCGGCGATGGCTCGGTCGTGTTCATTGCAGAAACAATCGACGGCACGACCTACGAAGCGTTGGGAACCATCTCCGGCGGCGAAGTGACTCCGGGCCTCTAG